In the genome of Bradyrhizobium sp. CIAT3101, one region contains:
- a CDS encoding extracellular solute-binding protein, with translation MSDETKGTSTSNPAGMEAGSTKKLSRRTLLKGAAAVAGAAAGSDAIRGFPTIWAQEIKDIELRHVGVSYSVVKAIGDQAAKDLGFKVTMQNLDTSAAINRFISQPNTVDIADLEGWQAKLAAKRSVIQGIEVKKIKEFDNILPIFTKGEIDGHKIPRQGISPYEAMYISKPDSTDLHDGVTEWATFLPQVYNADSIGYRPDLVGHEVTEWKDLIDPKFKGKAAILDVPAIGIMDAALCFESAGLIKYGNKGNMTKEEIDFTCNKLIDLKKQGQFRATWTTFDQSVQLMAAGEVVIQSMWSPAVAAVRVKEIPCVYAPVNVKNGKEGYRGWCNGMGLMKHLSGKKLDAAYEYLNWYLSGWQGGFVGRYGYYSPVPSTAKKFLTAAEWDFWYDGKPAPEVINDPYGVPMEKVGTKRDGGSFLDRVKNISCWNTLMDEAAYMNKRWNDFKVA, from the coding sequence ATGTCTGATGAGACGAAGGGAACGTCCACCTCCAATCCGGCGGGAATGGAAGCGGGATCGACGAAAAAGCTGAGCCGGCGCACGCTGTTGAAGGGTGCGGCCGCTGTTGCGGGTGCGGCCGCGGGGTCGGATGCGATCCGCGGATTCCCGACCATCTGGGCGCAGGAGATCAAGGACATCGAGCTGCGCCATGTCGGCGTCTCCTATTCCGTCGTGAAGGCGATCGGCGACCAGGCCGCCAAGGACCTCGGCTTCAAGGTGACGATGCAGAACCTCGACACCTCCGCCGCCATCAACCGCTTCATAAGCCAGCCTAATACGGTCGATATCGCCGACCTCGAGGGCTGGCAGGCCAAGCTCGCCGCCAAGCGCAGCGTGATCCAGGGCATCGAGGTCAAGAAGATCAAGGAGTTCGACAACATCCTGCCGATCTTCACCAAGGGCGAGATCGACGGCCACAAGATCCCGCGTCAGGGCATTTCGCCTTACGAGGCCATGTACATCTCCAAGCCGGACTCGACCGATCTGCACGATGGCGTCACCGAATGGGCAACCTTCCTGCCGCAGGTCTACAATGCCGACTCGATCGGCTATCGCCCCGATCTCGTCGGTCACGAAGTGACCGAGTGGAAGGACCTGATCGATCCGAAGTTCAAGGGCAAGGCCGCGATCCTCGACGTGCCCGCGATCGGCATCATGGATGCCGCGCTCTGCTTCGAAAGCGCCGGGCTGATCAAGTACGGCAACAAGGGCAACATGACCAAGGAGGAGATCGACTTCACCTGCAACAAGCTGATCGACCTGAAGAAGCAGGGCCAGTTCCGCGCGACCTGGACCACCTTCGACCAGTCGGTGCAGCTGATGGCGGCGGGCGAAGTGGTGATCCAGTCGATGTGGTCGCCGGCGGTGGCGGCCGTGCGTGTCAAGGAAATCCCCTGCGTCTACGCGCCGGTCAACGTCAAGAACGGCAAGGAAGGCTATCGCGGCTGGTGCAACGGCATGGGCCTGATGAAGCACCTCTCCGGCAAGAAGCTCGACGCCGCCTACGAATATCTCAACTGGTATCTGTCGGGTTGGCAGGGCGGCTTCGTCGGCCGCTACGGCTATTACAGCCCGGTGCCGTCGACGGCGAAGAAGTTCCTGACCGCTGCCGAATGGGACTTCTGGTACGACGGCAAGCCGGCGCCTGAAGTCATCAATGATCCCTATGGCGTGCCGATGGAGAAGGTCGGCACCAAGCGTGACGGCGGCTCGTTCCTCGACCGCGTCAAGAACATCTCGTGCTGGAACACGCTGATGGACGAGGCGGCCTACATGAACAAGCGCTGGAACGACTTCAAGGTGGCCTGA
- a CDS encoding ABC transporter permease: MQPSPSSSPSRSNLAGWLYVSPLVLVLVPFFVAPILVVLAASFFAADGFGGLTPGFTLASYVEVLHSALTLKLYLATIKFTVLTWIFTLIIGFFVAYFLVFHVRNQLLAIGLFLLCTVPFWTSNIIRMISWIPLLGKEGLINQALLAMGVIHQPLEVLLFSDLAVVIAYVHQLTIFMIVPIFNSMARIDKKLIEAAIDAGASRFDIMRLIVVPMSKSGIALGTIFVVSIVMGDFFVVKVMSGGGSASVVSAFYEDVGVLQYPTAAASAVLLTLALVAIVSLILRTVDIRQEITR, translated from the coding sequence ATGCAGCCCAGTCCAAGCTCAAGTCCTTCGCGCTCCAATCTCGCCGGCTGGCTTTATGTGTCGCCGCTGGTCCTGGTGCTCGTGCCGTTCTTCGTGGCGCCGATCCTGGTCGTGCTGGCCGCGAGCTTCTTCGCCGCCGACGGCTTTGGCGGGCTGACGCCGGGTTTCACGCTGGCAAGCTATGTCGAGGTGCTGCACTCGGCGCTGACGCTGAAGCTGTATCTGGCGACCATCAAGTTCACCGTGCTGACCTGGATCTTCACGCTGATCATCGGCTTCTTCGTCGCCTATTTCCTGGTGTTTCATGTCCGCAACCAGTTGCTGGCGATCGGCTTGTTCCTGCTGTGCACGGTGCCGTTCTGGACCTCGAACATCATCCGGATGATTTCCTGGATCCCGCTGCTGGGCAAGGAAGGCCTGATCAATCAGGCGCTGCTCGCGATGGGCGTGATCCACCAGCCGCTGGAAGTGCTGCTGTTCTCCGACCTCGCCGTCGTCATCGCCTATGTTCACCAGCTCACGATCTTCATGATCGTGCCGATCTTTAATTCCATGGCGCGGATCGACAAGAAGCTGATCGAGGCCGCGATCGACGCCGGCGCCAGCCGTTTCGACATCATGCGCCTGATCGTGGTGCCGATGTCCAAGAGCGGCATCGCGCTCGGCACCATCTTCGTGGTTTCGATCGTGATGGGCGACTTCTTCGTGGTCAAGGTGATGTCCGGCGGCGGCTCGGCCTCGGTGGTCAGCGCGTTTTATGAAGACGTCGGCGTGCTGCAATATCCGACGGCGGCGGCGAGTGCCGTGCTGCTGACGCTGGCGCTGGTCGCGATCGTCTCGCTGATCCTGCGCACCGTCGATATCAGGCAGGAGATCACGCGATGA
- a CDS encoding ABC transporter permease, with product MSAVLADMPKTGASKTGASESVAPATTKAIAPSKGGRPWTFYVLAALFAAYVIALYGPMFCIYILSFQDIRGGLVFPMKGHSLHWFVDLFTQARTGDVKGSFDRSIKLAMIVTIITVVVSFLAGLGFRKRFRGDTFVFYMMIGSLVAPGLVLGLGTGLLFQALGLDASWYTSALGAQLSWTLPFGVLVMFAVMSRFNHVWEEAAYDLGASRWQSIWLVMIPVLAPGLVAVALFGFTLSYDEFARSLQTAGSLNTLPLEIWSMTLNVTSPSLYALGTVTTIVSFIVIGASLGTIVLIQKKRGSQAKG from the coding sequence ATGAGCGCGGTTCTCGCCGACATGCCCAAAACAGGCGCGTCCAAGACCGGCGCGTCCGAGTCTGTCGCGCCGGCGACGACCAAGGCGATCGCGCCGAGCAAAGGCGGCCGGCCCTGGACGTTCTATGTGCTGGCGGCGCTGTTCGCCGCTTACGTCATCGCCCTCTATGGCCCGATGTTCTGCATCTACATCCTGTCGTTCCAGGATATCAGAGGCGGCCTCGTGTTCCCGATGAAGGGGCATTCGCTGCACTGGTTCGTCGATCTCTTCACCCAGGCGCGGACCGGCGACGTCAAGGGCTCGTTCGACCGCTCGATCAAGCTGGCGATGATCGTCACGATCATCACCGTCGTGGTGTCGTTCCTCGCCGGACTCGGCTTCCGCAAGCGCTTCCGCGGCGACACATTCGTCTTCTACATGATGATCGGCAGCCTGGTCGCACCCGGCCTCGTGCTCGGCCTCGGCACGGGGCTTCTGTTCCAGGCGCTGGGGCTGGATGCGAGCTGGTATACCTCCGCACTCGGCGCGCAGCTGTCCTGGACGCTGCCGTTCGGCGTGCTCGTGATGTTCGCGGTGATGTCGCGCTTCAACCACGTCTGGGAGGAGGCGGCCTACGATCTCGGCGCCAGCCGCTGGCAGTCGATCTGGCTGGTGATGATCCCGGTGCTCGCACCCGGCCTCGTCGCGGTCGCGCTGTTCGGGTTCACGCTCTCTTACGACGAATTCGCGCGCAGCCTGCAGACCGCGGGCTCGCTGAACACGCTGCCGCTGGAAATCTGGAGCATGACGCTGAACGTCACCTCGCCCTCGCTTTATGCGCTCGGCACCGTGACCACCATCGTCTCCTTCATCGTCATCGGCGCAAGCCTCGGCACCATCGTGCTGATCCAGAAGAAGCGCGGCAGCCAGGCCAAGGGTTGA
- a CDS encoding ABC transporter ATP-binding protein → MKSDRGDIELAGVCKSFDGVTNVVDGVNLKIDDGAYCCFIGPSGCGKTTILRMIAGHEDPTAGEIVIGGQNVVGLAPVQRRTAMMFQSYALFPHLTVRENIAFALRVRGQSKADRLRAADAMIEKVRLTQFTDRLPAQLSGGQQQRVALARAAITEPRVLLLDEPLSALDEQLRVQMRQELRRMQQELGITFIHVTHTQLEAIALADLVVVMEQGKIKQAGAARDVYAHPHDRYVAEFMGGQNVLSGRVEKVNGASFTLAQAAPSGIEVPLQARPTVSVGDKVDIAVRRDDVALVRPGRDLPPGYTTSLPSRVLAIEYQGYFVKVMLDTVPDDEFVAYVPEKTFFADPFTVGDVVMATWATGSALPLA, encoded by the coding sequence ATGAAGAGCGATCGCGGCGATATCGAACTGGCAGGCGTCTGCAAGAGCTTTGACGGCGTCACCAACGTGGTCGACGGCGTCAATCTCAAGATCGACGACGGCGCCTATTGCTGCTTCATCGGCCCGTCCGGCTGCGGCAAGACCACGATCCTGCGCATGATCGCCGGCCATGAAGACCCGACCGCGGGCGAGATCGTGATCGGCGGCCAGAATGTGGTGGGGCTTGCGCCCGTGCAGCGCCGCACGGCGATGATGTTCCAGTCCTACGCACTGTTTCCCCATCTGACGGTCCGCGAGAACATCGCCTTTGCGCTGCGCGTGCGAGGTCAGTCCAAAGCCGATCGTCTCCGGGCAGCCGACGCCATGATCGAGAAGGTCCGGCTGACACAGTTCACCGACCGCCTTCCGGCGCAGCTCTCCGGTGGCCAGCAGCAGCGCGTGGCGCTGGCGCGGGCCGCGATCACGGAACCGCGCGTGCTGCTGCTCGACGAGCCGTTGTCGGCGCTTGACGAGCAGCTCCGTGTCCAGATGCGGCAGGAGCTGCGGCGGATGCAGCAGGAGCTTGGCATCACCTTCATCCATGTCACCCACACCCAGCTCGAGGCGATCGCGCTCGCGGATCTCGTGGTGGTGATGGAGCAGGGCAAGATCAAGCAGGCGGGCGCTGCGCGCGACGTCTACGCCCATCCGCACGACCGCTATGTCGCCGAGTTCATGGGCGGCCAGAACGTGCTGTCCGGCCGCGTCGAAAAGGTCAACGGTGCGAGCTTTACGCTCGCACAGGCCGCACCCTCCGGCATCGAAGTGCCGCTGCAGGCGCGCCCGACCGTCAGCGTGGGCGACAAGGTCGATATCGCCGTGCGCCGCGACGACGTCGCGCTGGTCAGGCCGGGCAGGGACCTGCCGCCCGGCTACACCACGTCGCTGCCGAGCCGCGTGCTCGCGATCGAGTACCAGGGCTACTTCGTCAAGGTCATGCTCGACACCGTGCCGGACGACGAGTTCGTCGCCTATGTGCCGGAAAAGACCTTCTTCGCAGATCCCTTCACCGTCGGCGATGTCGTCATGGCCACATGGGCCACCGGCAGCGCGCTTCCACTCGCCTAA
- a CDS encoding (2Fe-2S)-binding protein, with amino-acid sequence MTLQISFTLNGRPTTVDVEPATLVAELLREQLNLTGTHIGCDTSQCGACVVHLDGLPVKSCTLLAPALDGATLLTIEGLQGAPGSNQLHPMQEAFREHHGLQCGFCTPGMLMTAVALATGKPDLTEAEVRHGLEGNICRCTGYQNIVVSVMAGAAAMNAAKGE; translated from the coding sequence ATGACCTTGCAGATATCCTTCACACTCAACGGCCGGCCCACCACCGTGGATGTCGAACCCGCGACGCTCGTCGCCGAGCTCTTGCGCGAGCAGCTCAATCTCACGGGCACTCATATCGGCTGCGACACCAGCCAGTGCGGCGCCTGCGTCGTGCATCTCGACGGGTTGCCGGTGAAGAGCTGCACACTGCTGGCGCCCGCGCTCGACGGCGCGACGCTGCTCACCATCGAGGGTCTGCAAGGTGCGCCGGGCTCGAACCAGTTGCATCCGATGCAGGAGGCGTTTCGCGAGCATCACGGTCTGCAATGCGGCTTCTGCACGCCGGGCATGCTGATGACCGCGGTCGCGCTCGCCACCGGTAAGCCGGACCTGACCGAGGCCGAGGTCCGTCACGGCCTCGAAGGCAATATCTGTCGCTGCACCGGCTACCAGAACATCGTGGTTTCCGTGATGGCCGGCGCCGCCGCCATGAACGCCGCCAAGGGAGAGTGA
- a CDS encoding xanthine dehydrogenase family protein molybdopterin-binding subunit, which yields MGNVIGIGAAPKRKEDQRFLTGRGNYVSDIKRPGMSAGVFVRSPHGHAVLRGIDKSAALASPGVIAVLTGDDVKADGLGGLPCGWGISDAKGVPMKEPPFPMLAQGKVRFVGDMVAFVVAETPEQANAAAELLNVDYDVLPSVVGVLEAVRPNAPQLFDDVPNNICCDWELGDKAAVESAFRKAAHVAKLSLVNNRLIGNPMEPRAAIAEYEPGTDRFTLWTTSQFPHVVRFLMGALVLNIPQHKLRVVAPDVGGGFGVKQFHYGEEAVITWAAKWVKRPIKWVASRSEGYVSDRHGRDHVTEAELALDEHGKFLAFRVNTLANMGGYLSTFGPNIPTNLYGPLLGGVYTTPAIYCNVKVVFTNTVPVDAYRGAGRPEATFVLERIVDVAASEMGIDRVEIRRRNMIPKEAYPYQTPVLVQYDSGDPMGCLDGALVAADVKGFGIRKAASASKGKFRGLGYSTYVEACGLAPSRFAGRLGARGGLYESATVRVHPTGQVTVMIGTHNHGQGHETTFAQIVSDKLGVAFENVDIVFGDTDRVQFGMGTYGSRSLVVGGAALSKATDKVIAKGKKIAAHLLEAAEVDIQFEAGNFSVAGTDRIKSFEEIAGAAYVPHNYPLEVLEPGLEEQAYYDPVNFTYPGGCHIAEVEVDPETGTVTLVNYTAVDDVGTVINPMIVEGQLHGGIVQGVGQALFENAVYDEGSGQLLSGSLMDYCMPRADHMPMMKVATHSTLCTHTPMGVKGCGEVGTIGSPAAVINAVVDALSHLGVTHVDMPATPNRIWRLLQNASLPVAAE from the coding sequence ATGGGCAATGTGATCGGCATCGGCGCCGCACCGAAGCGAAAAGAGGATCAACGCTTCCTCACCGGCCGCGGCAATTACGTCTCTGACATCAAGCGCCCCGGCATGTCAGCCGGCGTGTTCGTGCGTTCGCCGCACGGGCACGCGGTGCTGCGTGGCATCGACAAGAGCGCGGCGCTGGCCTCGCCCGGTGTCATCGCCGTCCTGACCGGCGACGACGTCAAGGCCGACGGCCTCGGCGGTCTGCCCTGTGGCTGGGGCATTTCGGACGCCAAAGGCGTGCCGATGAAGGAACCGCCGTTCCCGATGCTGGCGCAAGGCAAGGTGCGTTTCGTCGGCGACATGGTGGCCTTCGTCGTCGCGGAGACGCCGGAGCAGGCCAATGCCGCGGCAGAGCTCTTGAATGTCGATTACGACGTGCTGCCCTCTGTCGTGGGCGTGCTCGAAGCGGTGCGGCCGAATGCGCCGCAATTGTTCGACGACGTCCCGAACAACATCTGCTGCGATTGGGAGCTCGGCGACAAGGCGGCCGTGGAGTCCGCTTTTCGCAAGGCCGCGCATGTCGCCAAACTCAGCCTGGTGAACAATCGCCTGATCGGCAATCCGATGGAGCCGCGCGCGGCGATCGCCGAATACGAGCCGGGCACCGACCGCTTCACGCTGTGGACCACCAGCCAGTTTCCGCACGTCGTGCGCTTCCTGATGGGCGCGCTGGTGCTGAACATCCCGCAGCACAAGCTGCGCGTGGTTGCGCCCGATGTCGGCGGCGGCTTCGGCGTCAAGCAGTTCCACTATGGCGAGGAGGCCGTGATCACCTGGGCCGCCAAGTGGGTGAAGCGGCCGATCAAATGGGTCGCGAGCCGCTCGGAAGGTTACGTCTCCGATCGCCATGGCCGCGACCACGTCACCGAAGCCGAGCTTGCGCTCGATGAACACGGAAAGTTCCTGGCGTTCCGCGTCAACACGCTCGCCAACATGGGCGGCTATCTCTCGACCTTCGGGCCGAACATTCCGACCAATCTCTATGGTCCCTTGCTTGGCGGCGTCTACACCACGCCCGCGATCTACTGCAATGTGAAGGTGGTCTTCACCAACACGGTGCCGGTCGATGCCTATCGCGGCGCGGGCCGGCCCGAGGCGACCTTCGTGCTGGAGCGCATCGTCGATGTCGCCGCGAGCGAGATGGGTATCGACCGCGTCGAGATCCGCCGCCGCAACATGATCCCGAAGGAGGCCTACCCGTACCAGACCCCGGTGCTGGTGCAGTACGATTCCGGCGATCCGATGGGCTGCCTCGACGGCGCGCTGGTTGCCGCCGATGTGAAGGGTTTTGGCATCCGCAAGGCGGCCTCCGCCAGCAAGGGCAAATTCCGCGGGCTCGGCTACTCGACCTATGTCGAGGCCTGTGGTCTCGCGCCGTCGCGCTTCGCCGGCCGGCTTGGCGCCCGCGGCGGCCTCTACGAGAGTGCCACGGTGCGCGTGCATCCGACCGGTCAGGTCACGGTCATGATCGGTACCCACAATCACGGCCAGGGCCACGAGACGACGTTCGCGCAGATCGTCTCCGACAAGCTCGGCGTCGCCTTCGAGAATGTCGACATCGTGTTCGGCGATACCGACCGCGTGCAGTTCGGCATGGGCACCTATGGCTCCCGCTCGCTGGTGGTGGGTGGTGCTGCGCTGTCCAAGGCGACCGACAAGGTGATCGCCAAGGGCAAGAAGATCGCGGCGCATCTGCTCGAGGCCGCCGAAGTCGATATCCAGTTCGAGGCCGGAAACTTCTCGGTCGCGGGCACGGACCGCATCAAGTCGTTCGAGGAGATCGCGGGCGCGGCTTACGTGCCGCACAACTACCCGCTCGAGGTGCTGGAGCCGGGGCTGGAGGAGCAGGCCTATTACGATCCCGTCAACTTCACCTATCCCGGCGGCTGCCACATCGCCGAGGTCGAGGTCGATCCGGAGACGGGCACGGTGACGCTGGTCAACTACACGGCGGTCGACGACGTCGGCACGGTCATCAATCCGATGATCGTCGAGGGCCAGTTGCACGGTGGCATCGTGCAGGGCGTCGGCCAGGCGCTGTTCGAGAACGCGGTCTATGACGAAGGCTCGGGTCAGCTGCTGTCAGGCTCGCTGATGGACTATTGCATGCCGCGTGCCGATCACATGCCGATGATGAAGGTCGCGACCCACTCCACGCTTTGCACGCACACCCCGATGGGCGTGAAGGGGTGCGGCGAGGTCGGCACCATCGGCTCGCCGGCCGCCGTCATCAACGCCGTGGTCGATGCATTGTCGCATCTCGGCGTCACCCATGTCGACATGCCGGCGACGCCGAACCGGATCTGGCGCCTGCTGCAGAACGCGTCGCTGCCGGTCGCCGCGGAATAG
- a CDS encoding xanthine dehydrogenase family protein subunit M gives MKPFAYHQPDQIPDAAKLLTSIEDSKLVAGGMTLIPTIKQRLASPAALVDLSKFESLKGITDDGATITIGAMTPHAVVAASKLVQAKIPGLAALASMIGDPAVRSRGTIGGSVANNDPAADYPAGVLGLGATIVTSTREIAADKFFLGLFETALETGEIITAIRFPVPLKAGYAKFKAPASRYALVGAFVAKFADGVRVAVTGAGPGVFRVPPMEVALSENFDPSAIAAIKIDTDGLTSDIHAEADYRAHLVTVMAKRAVDAALS, from the coding sequence ATGAAACCATTTGCCTATCATCAACCCGACCAGATCCCGGACGCGGCCAAGCTCCTGACCTCGATCGAGGACAGCAAGCTCGTCGCCGGCGGCATGACGCTGATCCCGACGATCAAGCAGCGGCTCGCGAGCCCCGCCGCGTTGGTCGACCTGTCGAAGTTCGAATCCCTCAAAGGCATCACCGACGACGGCGCCACCATCACCATCGGTGCGATGACGCCGCATGCCGTGGTGGCGGCCTCGAAGCTCGTGCAGGCGAAGATCCCCGGGCTCGCGGCGTTGGCGTCGATGATCGGCGACCCCGCCGTGCGCAGCCGCGGCACCATTGGCGGCTCGGTGGCGAACAACGATCCGGCTGCGGATTATCCGGCCGGCGTGCTCGGTCTCGGTGCCACCATCGTCACCAGCACGCGGGAGATCGCGGCCGACAAGTTCTTTCTCGGCCTGTTCGAGACCGCGCTTGAAACCGGCGAGATCATCACGGCGATCCGCTTTCCCGTACCGCTCAAGGCCGGTTACGCAAAATTCAAGGCGCCGGCGTCGCGTTATGCGCTGGTCGGCGCGTTCGTCGCGAAATTCGCCGATGGTGTCCGCGTCGCCGTAACCGGCGCGGGGCCGGGCGTGTTCCGCGTGCCGCCGATGGAGGTGGCGCTGTCGGAGAATTTCGATCCGTCCGCAATCGCGGCGATCAAGATCGACACCGACGGTCTCACCTCCGATATCCATGCCGAAGCCGATTACCGTGCGCATCTCGTCACGGTGATGGCCAAGCGCGCCGTCGACGCGGCGCTCAGCTAG